A window of Callospermophilus lateralis isolate mCalLat2 chromosome 13, mCalLat2.hap1, whole genome shotgun sequence contains these coding sequences:
- the LOC143412020 gene encoding uncharacterized protein LOC143412020, with amino-acid sequence MAASSSPGPTPSPGRGSPAREPAAAGPSRRQRGRGSYLRTVPSAAAVGSGQSGRPRAAEQVRRGGGYRSALRPIVSLPRGSRRSRAREPGSSPARHLLPPLWKRPPPPRAARPGPRLRAAGPARFTGRRQPSPLRPQPPPFWRGPDSPFPAARARRSRAPAVRALAGCGPRARGRRWRPHPQTLFGRRLAPLTSGALVRGEGPRTELRGIAKITDVCASSWRSRGWLRPERRSTRVWVKDVVFRAKVALFFLFGPTTY; translated from the coding sequence ATGGCGGCGTCCAGCTCCCCGGGGCCAACTCCGAGCCCCGGCCGGGGCAGCCCAGCCAGGGAGCCCGCGGCCGCTGGCCCCTCGCGGCGGCAGAGGGGGAGAGGAAGTTACCTCCGGACGGTCCCGTCGGCGGCGGCTGTGGGCAGCGGGCAGAGCGGGCGGCCCCGGGCGGCCGAGCAGGTCCGGCGCGGCGGCGGCTACCGCAGTGCCCTCCGCCCCATTGTTTCCCTTCCAAGAGGATCCCGGCGAAGCCGAGCCCGGGAACCAGGAAGTTCCCCGGCGCGACACCTCCTGCCGCCGCTATGGAAACGGCCCCCGCCTCCCAGGGCGGCTCGCCCGGGACCCCGCCTCCGCGCCGCCGGCCCCGCCCGCTTCACCGGCCGCCGCCAACCGTCGCCGCTGCGGCCGCAGCCGCCGCCATTTTGGCGCGGCCCGGATAGCCCCTTCCCGGCGGCACGTGCGCGCCGCTCCCGCGCTCCCGCCGTGCGCGCTCTCGCCGGCTGCGGGCCGCGCGCCCGGGGCCGCAGGTGGAGGCCCCATCCCCAGACCCTCTTCGGCAGGAGGCTTGCCCCCCTAACCTCTGGCGCCCTCGTTAGAGGCGAAGGACCTAGAACCGAGCTTCGAGGCATTGCGAAAATCACAGACGTTTGCGCTTCTAGTTGGCGGTCCAGAGGATGGCTGAGACCTGAGAGGCGGTCAACTAGAGTGTGGGTCAAGGACGTAGTCTTTAGAGCCAAAGtggctctttttttcctttttggcccAACTACTTACTAG